A section of the Ranitomeya imitator isolate aRanImi1 chromosome 7, aRanImi1.pri, whole genome shotgun sequence genome encodes:
- the LOC138645654 gene encoding very long chain fatty acid elongase 4-like isoform X2 — protein sequence MQGNELQDSRTDPWLLVYSPVPVILIFAIYLVLVALGPQIMEGREPFTLRSVLLVYNLALVGLSAYMFYEFLVTSVLAGYSYFCQPVDYSNSELGLRMARVCWWFYFSKVIELLDTIFFIMRKKFSQISFLHVYHHGTMIFNWWAGVKYVAGGQAFFIGMLNSFVHTFMYLYYALAVLGPSLQKYLWWKRHLTILQLTQFAAIALHSGYNLFTDCPFPDGFNLAVFTYIITLIILFLNFYYQTYLRQGPHKKKL from the exons ATGCAGGGCAACGAGCTCCAAG ACAGCCGCACGGACCCCTGGCTCCTCGTCTACTCGCCCGTCCCTGTTATCCTGATATTTGCCATCTACCTTGTTCTTGTGGCCCTGGGCCCTCAAATAATGGAAGGACGGGAACCCTTCACCCTGCGCTCTGTCCTCCTGGTCTATAACCTGGCACTGGTGGGACTGTCAGCCTATATGTTCTATGAG TTTCTGGTGACGTCGGTGCTGGCGGGGTACAGCTACTTCTGTCAGCCAGTGGACTACAGTAACAGTGAGTTGGGCCTGCGG ATGGCGAGGGTCTGCTGGTGGTTCTACTTCTCCAAAGTGATTGAACTTCTTGACACG ATTTTCTTCATTATGAGAAAGAAGTTCAGTCAGATCTCGTTCCTCCACGTTTACCACCACGGCACCATGATCTTCAACTGGTGGGCGGGGGTGAAGTACGTGGCCGGGGGTCAGG CCTTTTTTATCGGGATGCTGAACTCCTTCGTCCACACCTTCATGTACCTGTACTACGCTCTCGCTGTCCTGGGGCCGTCGCTGCAGAAATATCTGTGGTGGAAGCGACACCTGACGATACTACAGCTG ACGCAGTTTGCCGCCATCGCTCTTCACTCCGGATACAACCTGTTCACAGACTGTCCGTTCCCGGATGGCTTTAATTTGGCCGTCTTCACCTACATCATCACCCTCATCATCCTCTTCCTAAACTTCTACTACCAGACCTACCTCCGCCAGGGCCCCCACAAGAAGAAGCTCTGA
- the LOC138645654 gene encoding very long chain fatty acid elongase 4-like isoform X1, protein MGSTWQAAQDFYLWALENGDSRTDPWLLVYSPVPVILIFAIYLVLVALGPQIMEGREPFTLRSVLLVYNLALVGLSAYMFYEFLVTSVLAGYSYFCQPVDYSNSELGLRMARVCWWFYFSKVIELLDTIFFIMRKKFSQISFLHVYHHGTMIFNWWAGVKYVAGGQAFFIGMLNSFVHTFMYLYYALAVLGPSLQKYLWWKRHLTILQLTQFAAIALHSGYNLFTDCPFPDGFNLAVFTYIITLIILFLNFYYQTYLRQGPHKKKL, encoded by the exons ATGGGATCCACATGGCAGGCAGCACAAGATTTCTACTTGTGGGCCCTAGAGAATGGAG ACAGCCGCACGGACCCCTGGCTCCTCGTCTACTCGCCCGTCCCTGTTATCCTGATATTTGCCATCTACCTTGTTCTTGTGGCCCTGGGCCCTCAAATAATGGAAGGACGGGAACCCTTCACCCTGCGCTCTGTCCTCCTGGTCTATAACCTGGCACTGGTGGGACTGTCAGCCTATATGTTCTATGAG TTTCTGGTGACGTCGGTGCTGGCGGGGTACAGCTACTTCTGTCAGCCAGTGGACTACAGTAACAGTGAGTTGGGCCTGCGG ATGGCGAGGGTCTGCTGGTGGTTCTACTTCTCCAAAGTGATTGAACTTCTTGACACG ATTTTCTTCATTATGAGAAAGAAGTTCAGTCAGATCTCGTTCCTCCACGTTTACCACCACGGCACCATGATCTTCAACTGGTGGGCGGGGGTGAAGTACGTGGCCGGGGGTCAGG CCTTTTTTATCGGGATGCTGAACTCCTTCGTCCACACCTTCATGTACCTGTACTACGCTCTCGCTGTCCTGGGGCCGTCGCTGCAGAAATATCTGTGGTGGAAGCGACACCTGACGATACTACAGCTG ACGCAGTTTGCCGCCATCGCTCTTCACTCCGGATACAACCTGTTCACAGACTGTCCGTTCCCGGATGGCTTTAATTTGGCCGTCTTCACCTACATCATCACCCTCATCATCCTCTTCCTAAACTTCTACTACCAGACCTACCTCCGCCAGGGCCCCCACAAGAAGAAGCTCTGA